A single Pseudoalteromonas phenolica DNA region contains:
- a CDS encoding HAMP domain-containing histidine kinase yields MSASISIKKYLLTRFSLFGILVVLIWGLILKSSYEFAQDDTTEHYLFYDAELADNQQLELPISDDFKLITRHKDDLPGWVVEKIDAQLLPHNQSHYFNIENEHIYVLSYIRTTDASPIYVLHYFEDETSTFFPWFNVGISLLIAMLLIAIFSTHITLKTQIDTLHRYIDPYFKRAQEQLKFMEFQTFANTLTQSRQAEKEAQIQQRLVSAFLSHEVNTPITQINHALSRINQLDDIPLDALPVLDQLAKANTTLLETSRAILALQQIHNEELERLNVVDEFKELANNSAFSDLTLSLKTATSPKVMSHKYLLKLLFTQILKNALQYSQTNELGEQVLYVEVNDQGMQFSNVINSHSTHLGHGLGMSLIQQICHKMDWCCLSKQEDSLFTLTINYTEN; encoded by the coding sequence ATGAGCGCAAGCATTTCAATAAAAAAGTATCTACTGACACGCTTTAGCTTGTTCGGAATTTTAGTTGTTTTAATTTGGGGCCTCATACTGAAAAGTAGCTACGAATTTGCGCAAGATGACACAACTGAGCACTACCTTTTCTATGACGCAGAACTGGCCGACAACCAGCAACTTGAATTACCTATTTCTGATGACTTTAAACTCATCACGCGACACAAAGATGACCTGCCTGGCTGGGTTGTTGAAAAAATAGACGCGCAATTATTGCCACATAATCAAAGTCATTACTTTAATATTGAGAACGAACATATTTATGTTCTGTCATACATACGTACTACAGATGCTTCACCTATTTACGTTTTGCACTATTTCGAAGATGAGACTTCTACGTTTTTTCCTTGGTTTAATGTGGGCATTAGCTTGCTGATAGCAATGTTACTTATCGCCATTTTTTCTACCCACATAACTTTAAAAACACAAATAGACACATTGCATAGATATATCGACCCATACTTTAAAAGAGCACAAGAGCAGCTCAAATTTATGGAGTTTCAAACCTTCGCTAATACTCTCACCCAATCTCGTCAAGCGGAAAAAGAGGCGCAGATACAACAACGCCTAGTCAGCGCTTTTTTAAGTCATGAAGTGAATACCCCTATCACTCAAATTAATCATGCTCTGTCTAGAATAAACCAATTAGATGATATTCCACTTGATGCATTGCCTGTATTAGATCAACTGGCAAAAGCAAATACCACCTTACTTGAAACAAGCCGAGCAATTTTGGCCTTACAACAAATACATAACGAAGAATTAGAAAGATTAAATGTGGTAGATGAATTCAAAGAGTTAGCAAATAATTCAGCTTTCTCAGATTTAACACTTTCATTAAAGACGGCAACCTCACCAAAAGTGATGTCTCATAAGTATTTATTGAAGCTGCTATTCACACAAATCTTGAAAAATGCGCTCCAATATAGCCAAACCAATGAATTAGGTGAGCAAGTTTTATATGTTGAAGTGAATGACCAAGGCATGCAGTTTTCGAATGTAATTAACTCACACTCAACACATCTCGGCCATGGCCTTGGTATGAGTTTAATCCAGCAGATCTGTCACAAAATGGATTGGTGCTGCCTGAGTAAACAAGAAGATAGTCTGTTTACACTTACAATTAACTACACAGAAAACTAG
- a CDS encoding amidohydrolase: MRVMNMVFSSVVLGLACTLAGCGENQTGQTSLTVTDKATVDNANKATRVFFNGDIYTVNKQQAWAEAVAIKDNKIIYVGSDEQVEQYIDAQTQVVDLKGKMMMPGFHDVHIHPMESGSDATQFTIPAYGTENEYIDAVYDAANNNPSAQWLIGYGHEVSTLLEMQNTPLEVLNDAVSDRPVVIMEQTSHSMWVNSKALELAGIRSDSVDPVGGVIGRDKSGRLNGILYDNAGELVMEIAMRSLQGSADKDYQGLVEHTMPMLNEVGITSISDARTYWQRGQLDTWQRIADDDKLTLRVALGLWAYPQMNDEVQLEALKKRYQNKADSLLKVNQVKFYMDGILVNTTAAMHDPYHVNILGLYGNKGLNYFTQSRIEKYLKALEPVGFDFNIHAIGDRGITEALNAIEKASSKQNRHRLTHIEVMDPQDYKRFAEIGVIADAQVAGDFTHPNHWAEMIPFLGEERAYDLVPIKSLIESNALLTLSSDWNVSTYNPFVGIGNAISRAPQNITLEQAIASYTINSAYAMRQEQLVGSIENGKLADLIVLDGNLFDMTAAQIKQTQVVMTLLDGEIVYQR, encoded by the coding sequence ATGAGAGTGATGAATATGGTGTTTTCAAGTGTTGTTTTAGGCCTGGCCTGTACATTAGCAGGTTGCGGTGAGAACCAGACCGGTCAAACGAGCTTAACGGTGACAGACAAAGCGACTGTTGATAATGCGAATAAGGCAACTCGTGTTTTTTTCAATGGCGATATTTATACGGTGAATAAGCAACAAGCATGGGCAGAAGCAGTTGCAATCAAAGATAATAAAATTATTTATGTCGGTAGCGATGAGCAAGTGGAGCAGTATATTGATGCACAAACTCAAGTTGTCGATCTGAAAGGCAAAATGATGATGCCAGGGTTCCATGATGTTCATATTCATCCTATGGAGTCTGGCTCAGACGCGACGCAATTCACAATTCCTGCTTATGGTACTGAAAATGAGTATATCGATGCTGTATATGATGCCGCGAATAACAACCCATCAGCACAATGGTTAATTGGTTATGGTCATGAGGTATCGACTTTACTAGAGATGCAAAATACGCCGCTTGAGGTGTTAAATGATGCAGTCAGTGACAGACCTGTTGTTATTATGGAACAGACTTCTCACTCAATGTGGGTGAACAGTAAGGCATTAGAACTTGCTGGGATCAGAAGTGATTCGGTAGACCCTGTTGGTGGTGTCATCGGTCGAGATAAGTCAGGCCGTTTAAATGGTATTTTGTACGATAATGCTGGGGAGTTGGTGATGGAAATCGCCATGCGTTCATTGCAAGGCAGTGCCGATAAAGATTATCAAGGTCTCGTTGAACATACTATGCCCATGTTGAATGAGGTTGGGATCACGTCTATCAGCGATGCACGTACTTACTGGCAACGAGGACAATTAGACACATGGCAGCGTATTGCTGATGATGACAAATTGACACTGCGCGTTGCTTTAGGTCTTTGGGCTTACCCGCAAATGAATGATGAAGTACAGTTAGAGGCGCTAAAAAAACGTTATCAAAATAAAGCGGATAGCCTACTTAAAGTGAACCAAGTTAAGTTTTATATGGATGGCATCTTGGTGAATACCACCGCGGCGATGCATGATCCTTATCATGTGAATATATTGGGTTTATATGGTAATAAAGGGCTTAACTATTTTACTCAAAGCCGAATTGAAAAGTATTTGAAAGCGCTGGAGCCTGTTGGCTTTGATTTTAATATTCATGCTATTGGTGATAGAGGGATCACGGAGGCATTAAATGCCATTGAAAAGGCGTCTTCAAAACAAAATCGTCATCGCCTGACACACATTGAAGTCATGGACCCGCAAGATTACAAACGGTTTGCAGAAATAGGTGTGATAGCAGATGCGCAAGTTGCGGGCGATTTTACGCATCCAAATCATTGGGCCGAAATGATCCCATTTCTGGGAGAGGAACGTGCTTACGACCTAGTGCCAATTAAGTCCTTAATCGAATCAAATGCGTTGTTGACTTTGAGTAGTGATTGGAATGTGAGTACTTACAATCCATTTGTGGGAATTGGCAATGCAATATCTCGGGCACCACAGAATATTACTTTAGAGCAAGCAATTGCTTCCTATACCATTAATAGTGCTTATGCTATGCGTCAAGAGCAGTTAGTTGGATCTATTGAGAACGGCAAATTGGCAGACTTAATTGTACTTGATGGTAACTTATTTGATATGACAGCAGCACAAATCAAGCAAACTCAGGTGGTCATGACCTTGCTTGATGGTGAGATTGTTTATCAGCGTTAA
- a CDS encoding ATP-binding protein encodes MIKSSLYLKSTIPLLLLGISSFLLFTRFIADEYRLQHERFIDSLVDNVITSVSISAEVDASRENLQRVLAALSSNSAIQEIMIIAPESLDIVASKRLFIQKSSLLNPGIIGKEKLEELIHFKSQLSDKVKVIYHHHENWYALSWLYLVDPEIRRLRAYYFWIHIDSTQHQEKLNQRLESFTFNFLIIISIMVGLSFWLLHYFVTSPLTKIGVTIRQGLPIPKDIIKQQGGDVIAKVAGSYNKAIKQAQERAEQLEKTRHYIDGITQHVPVLLTYVDIEEKYRFANQLYCQLFKLNEQEIVGKTVKSILPVDIYDRIQDHLFNALKGNETAFEIDVTIDGVQKYLITTYTPDFTHDGHVEGVFACIEDVTELKNSEQQLATYASEMEFNNWALEEAKEQAENASKAKADFLATMSHEIRTPMNGVLGMLDSLKDTPLNQEQTEQIDIASRSALSLMRIINDILDFSKIESGKLEIDINEFDIVKLIKETATSFAKQAHDKNIALILDIDEITLPIIASDSVRIKQILTNLIGNAIKFTESGEVIIRAHYVYAQEHQTPQIKFQISDTGIGISQDKCNLIFEHFSQADTSTTRQFGGTGLGLSIVNKLCELLGGEIVVKSKLGLGSTFIVTLPLSSKSIENQQVQHSIIHDFTAKHFHFVEHNSSFLQACEHTLSKFDIAVHKHKHIHMLELEIAKLNGEQLSSHFYVLSWSLENSHDIDRFVSLHLTNTVTLLPFNTSISSHFKQADFKQVKYCKKPCTLLDIVHVLKQGSDNHINDLPIVQPKDYTRLFKHILIVEDMPINQIVATQMLNGSVEHLDFANNGLEALTKLKEHKDNYYELILMDCLMPVMDGYEATRRIRKREAGENNQYIPIIAMTANAMNGDKEKCLDAGMDEYISKPLIKEDLIALLERFSL; translated from the coding sequence ATGATTAAGAGCTCACTTTATCTTAAATCGACCATCCCGTTACTTTTACTTGGTATCAGCTCTTTTTTGCTTTTCACTCGCTTTATTGCCGACGAATACCGATTACAGCATGAGCGCTTCATAGACTCTTTAGTAGATAACGTTATCACCAGTGTGAGTATTTCTGCTGAAGTAGATGCCTCCAGAGAAAACTTACAACGTGTACTTGCAGCATTATCGAGTAACAGCGCCATTCAAGAAATTATGATTATTGCTCCTGAATCGCTTGATATCGTGGCATCAAAGAGGTTGTTTATCCAAAAAAGTAGCTTACTTAACCCTGGAATAATAGGAAAAGAAAAACTAGAAGAGTTAATACACTTCAAATCTCAACTTAGTGATAAAGTCAAAGTGATTTACCACCATCATGAGAATTGGTATGCGTTGTCTTGGTTATATCTTGTTGATCCTGAAATAAGGAGATTACGTGCCTACTATTTCTGGATACACATAGACTCAACACAACACCAAGAGAAGCTAAATCAGCGATTAGAGAGCTTTACCTTCAATTTCTTGATCATTATTTCGATTATGGTTGGTTTATCATTTTGGCTGCTTCACTATTTTGTCACTAGCCCACTCACTAAAATAGGTGTAACCATCAGACAAGGGTTACCGATCCCTAAAGATATCATCAAGCAGCAAGGAGGCGATGTTATTGCCAAAGTTGCAGGGTCCTATAACAAGGCCATAAAACAAGCGCAAGAAAGGGCTGAGCAGCTAGAGAAAACTCGACATTATATTGATGGCATAACTCAACATGTTCCTGTGCTTCTCACATATGTCGATATCGAGGAAAAATACCGTTTTGCAAACCAGCTTTATTGCCAATTGTTTAAACTAAATGAGCAAGAGATCGTTGGAAAGACGGTGAAGTCAATTTTACCTGTTGATATTTATGACAGAATTCAAGATCACCTTTTTAATGCTTTGAAAGGCAATGAAACCGCGTTTGAGATTGATGTCACAATAGATGGGGTTCAAAAGTATCTCATAACGACCTATACGCCCGACTTTACTCATGATGGCCATGTTGAAGGTGTATTCGCTTGTATTGAAGATGTTACAGAGCTCAAAAACTCCGAGCAACAACTGGCTACATATGCCTCTGAAATGGAGTTCAATAATTGGGCACTAGAAGAAGCGAAAGAGCAAGCTGAAAACGCGTCAAAAGCAAAGGCGGATTTCCTAGCTACAATGAGTCATGAAATAAGAACGCCCATGAATGGCGTGCTTGGCATGTTAGACTCGCTAAAAGACACACCTCTGAACCAAGAACAAACAGAACAAATTGATATTGCAAGCCGCAGTGCGCTTTCTTTAATGCGCATTATCAACGATATACTCGACTTTTCGAAAATAGAATCAGGCAAACTCGAAATTGATATCAATGAGTTTGATATCGTTAAATTAATCAAAGAAACAGCCACTTCATTTGCCAAGCAAGCACATGATAAAAATATCGCGCTCATACTCGATATTGATGAAATTACTCTGCCTATCATTGCCTCAGACTCAGTTAGAATTAAACAAATATTGACCAATTTGATCGGTAATGCGATTAAGTTTACTGAGTCAGGAGAGGTAATCATCAGAGCGCATTATGTTTATGCTCAAGAGCATCAAACACCTCAAATCAAATTCCAAATATCTGATACAGGCATTGGCATTTCACAGGATAAATGCAATTTAATTTTCGAACACTTTTCACAAGCTGATACCTCAACGACACGTCAATTTGGTGGTACAGGGTTAGGCCTGAGTATCGTCAATAAACTCTGTGAACTATTAGGAGGGGAAATTGTCGTTAAAAGTAAACTAGGGTTGGGCAGTACTTTTATCGTGACTTTGCCTCTATCAAGCAAAAGTATTGAAAATCAGCAAGTTCAGCACTCTATAATTCATGACTTCACGGCCAAACATTTCCACTTCGTAGAGCATAATTCTAGTTTTTTACAGGCATGCGAGCACACCTTAAGTAAGTTTGATATTGCGGTGCATAAACACAAGCATATTCACATGCTCGAATTAGAAATTGCGAAACTAAATGGTGAACAATTGTCATCACATTTTTATGTACTTAGTTGGTCTTTAGAAAATAGCCATGACATCGATAGATTTGTGTCATTACACTTGACCAATACTGTGACCTTATTGCCTTTTAATACATCTATTAGTTCTCACTTTAAGCAAGCTGATTTTAAACAAGTTAAATACTGTAAAAAGCCCTGCACTTTACTCGATATCGTTCATGTATTGAAACAAGGCTCAGATAATCATATTAATGATCTCCCTATCGTTCAGCCTAAAGATTACACCCGACTTTTCAAGCATATCTTAATCGTTGAAGATATGCCGATTAACCAAATTGTTGCCACGCAAATGCTGAATGGGTCAGTTGAACACCTCGATTTTGCGAATAATGGTCTCGAAGCCCTCACAAAACTTAAAGAGCATAAAGACAACTATTATGAATTAATCTTGATGGACTGCTTAATGCCCGTCATGGATGGCTACGAAGCAACCAGAAGAATTAGAAAACGTGAAGCTGGTGAAAATAATCAATATATTCCAATTATCGCTATGACAGCGAACGCGATGAATGGTGACAAAGAAAAATGCCTTGATGCAGGTATGGATGAATATATTAGTAAACCTCTGATAAAAGAAGACCTCATCGCATTATTAGAACGTTTTTCGTTATAA
- a CDS encoding CIA30 family protein, with the protein MTSSSVIAETKLTLLDWFVVNDTVMGGLSESRLVVGAHSVEFKGDVSLRNNGGFASVRAPFNLENKNAEQLSVVVKGDGKQYQLRLRVDQYLDGPAFVYKFQTSVNKTQTLVVTEDDFTLMYRGRTFYADYQLNFDDVRSLGFMISEKQAGKFSLEVQAITPLGKI; encoded by the coding sequence ATGACATCTTCGTCTGTGATAGCAGAAACTAAACTGACTTTACTTGATTGGTTTGTAGTTAATGACACCGTCATGGGTGGCCTTTCTGAAAGTCGTTTAGTTGTTGGTGCACACTCTGTAGAATTTAAAGGCGATGTGTCTTTGCGCAATAATGGCGGTTTTGCTTCTGTTCGTGCGCCATTTAATTTAGAAAATAAGAACGCTGAACAGTTAAGTGTTGTTGTAAAAGGCGATGGAAAGCAGTATCAGCTTAGGCTAAGAGTTGACCAATATCTTGACGGCCCAGCCTTTGTTTATAAATTTCAAACCTCAGTAAATAAAACACAAACACTTGTTGTCACAGAGGACGACTTTACGCTCATGTACCGTGGCCGTACTTTTTACGCTGACTATCAACTCAATTTTGATGATGTCAGATCTCTTGGCTTTATGATCAGTGAAAAGCAAGCGGGTAAGTTTTCCCTTGAGGTGCAGGCAATCACACCACTAGGAAAAATTTAG
- a CDS encoding GrpB family protein, translated as MSNVVFIPYQLVPASFNPWREIFLDVAQAVIAELAHPDFEFLHFGSSSFKVAGKGIIDISILYKAGQLTEAVEHLKCSGFSDQHSNKPFPENRPRKDIAVIFKNETFQVHAHVIELGSEEHLKQVNFKTHMLNNPDARAQYEATKQQVIADGLTVQDDYGKAKSPFVKSVLQEMAKP; from the coding sequence ATGTCAAATGTCGTATTCATTCCTTACCAACTTGTACCAGCAAGTTTTAATCCTTGGCGAGAAATATTTTTAGACGTTGCACAAGCGGTTATTGCAGAGTTAGCTCATCCTGATTTCGAGTTTCTTCATTTTGGGTCTAGTTCTTTTAAAGTTGCGGGCAAAGGCATTATTGATATTTCAATATTGTATAAAGCAGGTCAACTTACTGAAGCGGTCGAGCATTTAAAATGTAGTGGTTTTAGCGACCAACACAGTAATAAACCATTTCCTGAGAATCGTCCTCGCAAAGATATTGCTGTTATTTTTAAAAATGAAACCTTTCAAGTTCATGCACATGTCATTGAATTGGGCAGCGAGGAGCATTTAAAGCAAGTAAACTTTAAAACGCACATGCTCAACAACCCAGATGCGCGTGCCCAGTACGAAGCGACAAAACAGCAAGTTATTGCTGATGGGCTGACTGTGCAAGATGACTACGGCAAAGCAAAATCACCTTTTGTGAAAAGTGTTTTACAAGAGATGGCAAAACCATAA
- a CDS encoding response regulator transcription factor → MIVLLVEDDAVLASQTIDFLQNEGIEIDYARSIGQAIGISQEQKYDAIILDINLPDGSGLELAKHWQGQQSAPILFLTARHELQDKLEAFQLGALDYITKPFALEELTARLKVLVNKQPNLNNHFKLDTLEVNFDSRVAKRGERVILLSPQQWQLLALLSKHSPNPIDKTDIMTQIWPEQDVNNNMYKSLITRLRSNLSQSNECQLLHTLKKQGLVLKIDEPNASDTSN, encoded by the coding sequence ATGATTGTTTTATTGGTAGAAGATGACGCGGTTTTAGCGAGTCAAACAATAGACTTCTTACAAAACGAAGGCATCGAAATTGATTACGCGCGCTCTATTGGACAAGCGATAGGAATAAGCCAAGAGCAAAAGTATGATGCCATCATTTTAGATATTAACTTACCTGATGGTAGCGGGCTCGAATTAGCAAAACATTGGCAAGGGCAGCAGAGCGCTCCTATTTTGTTCTTAACAGCACGTCATGAGTTACAAGATAAATTAGAGGCTTTTCAGCTTGGCGCACTCGATTATATTACAAAGCCATTCGCACTTGAGGAATTAACAGCTCGATTAAAAGTTCTCGTCAATAAACAACCAAATTTAAACAATCACTTTAAGTTAGACACCTTAGAAGTGAACTTCGATAGCAGAGTAGCTAAACGTGGTGAGCGAGTTATTTTACTTTCTCCACAGCAATGGCAATTATTAGCGCTATTATCAAAGCACAGCCCTAACCCTATCGATAAAACGGACATTATGACGCAGATATGGCCAGAGCAAGATGTTAATAATAATATGTATAAGTCTTTAATCACTCGACTCAGAAGTAACCTTTCTCAATCGAATGAATGTCAGCTTTTACATACGCTTAAAAAGCAAGGGCTAGTTCTTAAAATAGATGAGCCAAACGCATCAGATACTAGTAATTGA
- a CDS encoding serine hydrolase domain-containing protein, whose protein sequence is MKTITLSALFLLLLLGCARQTDSLQESLTLQMQSNAEAHGLLAQAVLVKQNNNLVFAHAMGDTDISHANPVTKGSIFPIFSLSKLFASTLLFQLVEQNKVNLDAPIGQYLEHLPKVWRPIPVAHFLNHSTGLPEYFDYDDKQVFAPNSIDAAIQSLSNTPLQFKPNSATRYNQTNYLVIKLLLEKITKQSYSTLVQTRILTPLKMHNTFIKGMNTTFQSVTAYLPNSGDALHVNPYTFPTYANVHSDAYSTIQDLSVFLYALINGELVNKALLESLWQPALLESGSKNYFASGWEYEEVGNWQAVGHDGGGVLRVKLLFQENMTDSIIVIYLTNGNLDGVWSRTLVNTIESKVLPDRYSKFASWLGGLFD, encoded by the coding sequence ATGAAAACAATCACTTTAAGCGCTTTATTCTTGTTACTCCTGCTAGGCTGTGCAAGACAAACCGATAGTCTGCAAGAATCACTTACGTTACAAATGCAAAGTAATGCCGAAGCACACGGTTTATTGGCACAAGCGGTATTAGTTAAGCAAAATAATAATCTGGTATTTGCTCACGCTATGGGTGATACGGATATATCTCATGCTAATCCAGTGACCAAAGGCAGCATTTTTCCGATTTTCTCGCTCAGCAAACTGTTTGCTAGCACTTTGCTATTTCAGCTTGTAGAACAAAACAAAGTTAATTTAGACGCACCTATCGGCCAGTATCTTGAGCACCTACCTAAAGTTTGGCGACCTATTCCCGTAGCCCATTTTTTAAACCACAGTACTGGGTTACCTGAATATTTTGACTATGATGACAAGCAAGTCTTTGCGCCAAACAGCATTGATGCTGCCATTCAATCACTGAGCAATACGCCATTGCAATTTAAGCCAAATAGCGCCACTCGTTATAATCAAACAAATTATTTAGTGATTAAATTACTGCTAGAGAAAATCACTAAACAGTCTTATTCAACACTAGTTCAAACGCGAATTTTAACGCCATTGAAAATGCATAATACATTTATCAAGGGAATGAATACGACGTTTCAATCTGTGACGGCTTATTTACCAAATAGCGGTGATGCGTTACACGTAAATCCATATACATTCCCTACCTATGCGAATGTACATTCTGACGCTTATTCAACTATTCAAGACCTTAGTGTCTTTCTTTATGCATTAATCAATGGCGAGCTGGTTAATAAAGCATTGCTTGAAAGTTTATGGCAACCTGCACTGTTAGAGAGTGGTTCAAAAAATTATTTCGCCTCAGGCTGGGAATATGAAGAAGTTGGCAATTGGCAAGCGGTTGGTCATGATGGCGGAGGCGTGCTGAGAGTCAAATTGCTCTTTCAAGAAAACATGACCGACAGCATCATTGTTATCTACTTAACCAATGGTAATTTGGATGGTGTTTGGAGCCGCACACTTGTCAACACAATCGAAAGTAAAGTGCTTCCAGATCGTTACTCTAAATTTGCATCATGGTTAGGTGGTCTGTTTGATTAA
- a CDS encoding ABC transporter substrate-binding protein → MVNTYQYKYAFRFKVMWQLSKKIMLFIFILFLVSCKNDPPHTLRIAINPWPGYEVLHLAKEKGFFKQAGLNVELIRVASLADTQRVYLNNKVDGLTSTLIEAIQIQSFAVRPLTIALITDYSLGGDAIIAHKSIANMAALKGKTVGTEVSSLGIYVLQRGLQKHKLSLNDVTIKNVEQMSGIKEMNKGEISAYVTYPPISTELLKNPNYHVIFDSGQIPKEVVDIVSISQSYLKKHPETLEKLWQVWQLSYEFIQTHPDEAMTKMAKLEGLDIDEFAKAFSGLEMQTGDAQSELINHQFLKNVTKQVCETLWSIKSIDEPCGFVSSMFFNQLKQNK, encoded by the coding sequence TTGGTCAATACTTATCAATACAAATATGCTTTTCGATTTAAAGTTATGTGGCAACTTTCCAAAAAGATAATGCTCTTCATTTTTATTTTATTTTTAGTTTCTTGTAAAAATGACCCGCCACACACTTTACGAATTGCAATTAACCCATGGCCAGGTTATGAAGTACTTCACTTAGCGAAAGAAAAAGGCTTTTTTAAACAAGCAGGACTTAATGTTGAGCTTATTAGAGTTGCCTCTTTAGCCGATACACAAAGGGTTTATTTAAATAATAAAGTCGATGGGCTCACTAGCACTCTAATAGAAGCCATACAGATTCAATCTTTCGCTGTGAGACCTCTCACTATTGCCTTAATAACAGACTACTCATTGGGTGGAGACGCAATTATTGCTCATAAATCAATTGCGAATATGGCCGCCTTGAAAGGTAAAACAGTGGGTACAGAAGTCTCCTCACTAGGTATATATGTACTACAAAGAGGTCTGCAAAAACATAAACTTAGTTTAAATGATGTCACAATTAAAAATGTTGAACAGATGTCTGGTATCAAAGAAATGAATAAAGGCGAGATTTCTGCCTATGTTACTTACCCCCCTATTTCTACGGAGTTATTAAAAAACCCTAACTACCATGTTATTTTTGATAGCGGCCAAATCCCTAAGGAGGTGGTTGATATTGTCAGCATCTCACAAAGCTATCTAAAAAAGCACCCTGAAACTTTAGAAAAACTATGGCAAGTTTGGCAGTTATCTTATGAGTTTATTCAGACACATCCAGATGAGGCTATGACTAAAATGGCCAAACTAGAAGGCTTGGACATTGATGAATTTGCTAAAGCTTTTAGCGGCCTAGAAATGCAAACAGGTGATGCGCAATCTGAATTAATAAACCACCAATTTCTTAAAAATGTTACCAAGCAAGTATGTGAGACTTTATGGAGCATCAAATCTATAGATGAACCCTGTGGTTTTGTTTCTAGTATGTTTTTCAACCAGCTAAAACAAAATAAATGA